One window of the Leucobacter komagatae genome contains the following:
- the argC gene encoding N-acetyl-gamma-glutamyl-phosphate reductase: protein MKYSVAVAGASGYAGGELLRLLADHPEFEIRTVTGHSNAGKPLIASQPHLRSLAHLTLQETTPEVLDGHDVVFFALPHGASGALTAQLTNVRLAVDCGADHRLTSEADWAAFYGGDYNEAWTYGVPELIVAGEPGVGGGQSPARQREALAGATRIAAPGCNASTVALSLAPGIAAGVIEPADIVTVLAVGPSGAGKAAHTHLLGAELMGTANPYAVGGTHRHIPEIQQALRGAGAPETPTLSFTPVLVPMSRGILATSTARIVPGTSAADVRAAWENAYADETFVHVLPEGVFPRTADTVGANTCLMGVAIDEAAGRVVIVAAVDNLAKGTAGAAIQSANIALGIPEATGLSVNGVAP from the coding sequence ATGAAGTACAGTGTGGCGGTCGCCGGAGCGAGTGGGTATGCGGGGGGCGAGCTGCTTCGTCTGCTCGCGGATCATCCGGAGTTTGAGATTCGAACGGTGACTGGGCACTCGAACGCAGGGAAGCCGCTCATCGCGTCCCAGCCGCACCTGCGCTCCCTCGCGCACCTCACGCTCCAAGAGACGACCCCCGAGGTGCTCGACGGCCACGACGTCGTGTTCTTCGCGCTGCCGCACGGCGCCTCTGGCGCCCTCACCGCGCAGCTCACCAACGTGCGCCTCGCGGTTGACTGCGGCGCCGACCACCGCCTCACGAGCGAGGCCGACTGGGCAGCGTTCTACGGCGGCGACTACAACGAGGCGTGGACGTACGGGGTGCCCGAGCTCATCGTGGCCGGTGAGCCGGGCGTGGGCGGCGGGCAGAGCCCAGCGCGCCAGCGCGAGGCCCTCGCCGGCGCGACGCGCATCGCGGCCCCCGGCTGCAACGCCTCGACCGTCGCCCTCTCGCTCGCCCCGGGCATCGCCGCCGGCGTGATCGAGCCCGCCGACATCGTGACGGTGCTCGCCGTAGGCCCGTCAGGCGCGGGCAAGGCGGCGCACACCCACCTCCTCGGCGCAGAGCTCATGGGTACCGCGAACCCGTACGCCGTGGGCGGAACCCATCGCCACATCCCCGAAATCCAGCAGGCGCTCCGCGGGGCAGGCGCCCCCGAGACGCCGACGCTGAGCTTCACCCCCGTGCTTGTTCCAATGAGCCGCGGCATCCTCGCGACCTCGACCGCGCGCATCGTTCCTGGAACGAGCGCCGCCGACGTCCGCGCGGCCTGGGAAAACGCGTACGCTGACGAGACGTTCGTGCACGTGCTGCCCGAGGGCGTCTTCCCGCGCACCGCAGACACCGTCGGCGCGAACACCTGCCTCATGGGCGTCGCGATCGACGAGGCCGCAGGCCGCGTCGTTATCGTCGCCGCCGTCGACAATCTTGCCAAGGGCACGGCTGGCGCCGCGATCCAATCGGCAAACATCGCCCTTGGCATTCCCGAAGCCACCGGCCTGAGCGTGAATGGAGTCGCCCCGTGA
- the argJ gene encoding bifunctional glutamate N-acetyltransferase/amino-acid acetyltransferase ArgJ, producing the protein MTVTTPAGFRSAGITVGLKTSGKPDLALVVNDGPAPASAVVFTSNRAQANPILWSRKVAQNGAARAVILNSGGANCFTGDFGYETTRLTAEAVARELASEPQGPVPADVRDDRAERVLVCSTGLIGTGDQSFRDKIVNGVPGLVAALAADDTTAPGAILTTDSVEKTAVHEGDGWTIGAMAKGAGMLAPGLATMLVVITTDAKLDSAALDAALRRATGVSFDRLDSDGCMSTNDQVTLLASGASGVTPDENEFAAALAGVCDSLAAQLQADAEGASHDIDIEVRGAASVDDAVEVARSVARNNLFKAAIFGNDPNWGRVLAAIGTTDAAFDPYAVDVSFNGVRLCHAGAPDRPVEECDLTPRKTHVEIELFAGTFAATVRTNDLTHDYVHENSAYSS; encoded by the coding sequence GTGACCGTAACAACCCCAGCAGGATTCCGCTCGGCGGGTATCACCGTCGGGCTCAAGACCTCGGGCAAGCCCGACCTCGCGCTCGTCGTGAACGACGGCCCCGCCCCCGCGAGCGCCGTCGTGTTCACGTCGAACCGCGCCCAGGCGAACCCGATCCTGTGGAGCCGCAAGGTCGCGCAGAACGGTGCAGCGCGCGCCGTGATCTTGAACTCTGGCGGCGCGAACTGCTTCACGGGCGACTTCGGTTACGAGACGACGAGGCTCACCGCTGAGGCCGTCGCGCGCGAGCTCGCTAGCGAGCCGCAGGGGCCGGTGCCCGCTGACGTGCGTGACGACCGAGCCGAGCGCGTGCTCGTCTGCTCGACCGGGCTCATCGGCACCGGCGACCAGAGCTTCCGCGACAAGATCGTGAACGGCGTTCCCGGCCTCGTCGCCGCGCTCGCCGCAGACGATACGACGGCGCCCGGCGCGATCCTCACCACCGACTCCGTCGAGAAGACAGCGGTGCACGAGGGTGATGGCTGGACGATCGGCGCTATGGCGAAGGGCGCGGGCATGCTCGCGCCAGGGCTCGCGACGATGCTCGTCGTCATCACGACCGACGCGAAGCTCGATAGTGCGGCGCTTGACGCTGCGCTGCGCCGCGCGACCGGGGTGAGCTTCGACAGGCTCGACTCCGACGGCTGCATGTCGACGAACGACCAGGTGACGCTGCTCGCGAGCGGCGCGTCGGGGGTCACCCCAGACGAGAACGAGTTCGCCGCCGCGCTCGCGGGCGTGTGCGACTCGCTCGCAGCGCAGCTTCAGGCAGACGCTGAGGGCGCGAGCCACGACATCGACATCGAGGTGCGCGGCGCCGCGAGCGTTGACGACGCGGTCGAGGTCGCCCGCTCAGTCGCGCGCAACAACCTGTTCAAGGCCGCGATCTTCGGCAACGACCCCAACTGGGGTCGCGTGCTCGCCGCGATCGGCACCACCGACGCGGCGTTCGACCCGTACGCCGTCGACGTGAGCTTCAACGGGGTGCGACTGTGCCACGCTGGCGCGCCCGACCGGCCCGTCGAGGAGTGCGACCTGACGCCGCGGAAGACGCACGTCGAGATCGAGCTCTTCGCGGGCACCTTCGCCGCGACGGTTCGCACGAACGACCTCACGCACGACTACGTGCACGAGAATTCCGCGTACTCGAGCTAG
- a CDS encoding DUF6531 domain-containing protein, with translation MSILDFGPARLKFNFATAEAFATKLGTAMTEIESARSSFASQAAQAQVDFAGVFAQIFRDHVGWANVDAENIVTCLKHVQQQVNKLIESARQENADRDATRTARGEKYAELLVQYANEHEALSTAFARKPTIAEVRALVPFTAGTAPTSSANDVSLRQRDGRSAGSHRAGGTTSARPENLRKFSSAQNPQSPGPQLQTSEILFSAGTAGWGNVSTGNLFSSIKRWYDSNADDRQWLGQLATEFEKAGGSGGLHKLADSAIAAALSGAGMFPTRSGLDLQLPQTLGSMPGTGYAADPVNTATGNFIEPETDCAGTGPAERLTFTRMYNSQDAVGGAFGLGWSSTLDVRLEFTDERAEFVMHDGRRLFFPRDGAAWGRALHANVWLAEEHWDPDSDTAARGAQHGEPAAPRLVVRDNTGAWWAFTRAGAWLATGSGPGTTVRVERDGAGRVSALAHEFGRRITVAYDASGGRPARVTGPDGQHTTFSYDDAGRLVEAASPAGARAYRWNDDGLVDRVTGANGVIECENTYDSKQRVVTQHTPHGRDMLFSYLSGRVTVVADRDGEHSNSWVADKRGRLVGVTDTDGNRQSMSYDAHGNLVSLTERDGTTTVHAVDERGRRTRTVTPEGGDTRYEWDDQDRLTRITATTFVRDPRARAGAASASDSGSGPGSDSEPAQAPAVTEFEYASAADRQPHLVTDAMGGVTRLTWERGLLTRIVDPVGVALTLGYDDRGDLVSTADALGNETVLTRDEAGRVTRQLSATGAATVWQYDAAGNVSRREDPDGAVWRYEYAPGGQLTAQIDPVGARTEYEYGPHGDLARVRDPLGRLIEQRFDTFGNPAELTLPDGASWQLRHDGLSRLREVIDPDGGSWQQDYSPTGEVAATVDPTGVTRRFTADAEARTATVRSAFTETVTEFDEFGRPVRATGTDGAASITVYDLCGRVVEELDADGGLTRFVRDAAGRVVLQVSPAGRETRFEYDACGRPSAMIDGEGGRTEISYDADSRVVERRHPNGEVSNFKYDACGRVVAERAPGAGVGRYRYDLAGQLVAAQDTRFGQRKFAYDAAGQLITAVNGAGGKTHYDYDQLGRLASITDPAGGVTRRTYTALSRVATLTDPLGRVTTGTYDRAGKQLTQTDPDGREVAWEYDADGQPCGLSGDGAPLTVTETDHRTHMVTATDHTRRGASPVSHRIVRDRLGRMIERTRDGETTRWEYDGDGLRTLLVTPAGEEVRYGYDRAGRVTRVEHSAFGAISYDYDPSGNLVAAVAGDTAQAWRYDDGYPVEHTLTTGDGVKTTRISRGEGGRITEITDASGSTAYGYDGAEQLVRAEHRGGGGVSTLHEWEYDLAGRLVFDRGAEGETRYDYDVAGQLSRRVAVHGGGDDATTTYAYDGAGRRTQEAGPHGEKHFEWDTRGWLSAITDGTSTHRLWVDGYGELAAACDEPVSWDSAARFPALTGLGSEPVFAAPGGMTGLGTTLAPTGWRQARSTSALNPWDITGAFQPGSPLSPGIGVTGHGTPTIGGLEWMGARAYDRVTRGFLTVDPVEPVTGAGWSGNPYAYAGNDPLHALDPLGLSPVTDKDLKPAKEPGFWEKLGNGISDGWSSVTKTAGDVWAGFGEWSRSDVGRAVKVGLDAVSALAGFAAMATAVIPGFQLFSAVLGAVSFGTGLASTAMDLAADPASFSSVSGVALAALSLTPVGKIARVPKAFATNYKTTVSVVDYKVSAVSAIVGAGQIAEDRRNAK, from the coding sequence ATGTCGATACTGGATTTCGGCCCGGCTCGGCTGAAGTTCAACTTTGCGACCGCGGAAGCCTTCGCGACGAAGCTCGGTACCGCGATGACAGAGATCGAATCCGCGCGCTCCTCATTCGCGTCGCAGGCGGCCCAAGCGCAGGTCGATTTCGCTGGCGTGTTCGCCCAGATCTTCCGCGACCACGTCGGGTGGGCGAACGTCGACGCTGAAAACATCGTCACCTGCTTGAAGCACGTGCAGCAGCAGGTCAACAAGCTCATTGAGTCAGCGCGGCAGGAGAACGCTGACCGCGACGCGACCCGCACCGCTCGCGGAGAAAAGTACGCCGAGCTCCTGGTGCAGTATGCCAACGAGCACGAGGCGCTCAGCACTGCATTTGCGCGGAAACCAACGATCGCCGAGGTGCGGGCGCTCGTGCCGTTTACGGCGGGCACCGCCCCCACCTCGTCGGCCAACGACGTCTCCCTCAGGCAGCGCGACGGGCGCAGCGCCGGCTCACACCGCGCCGGAGGCACGACCTCGGCACGGCCCGAAAACCTCCGGAAGTTCTCGAGCGCGCAGAACCCGCAGTCGCCCGGGCCGCAGCTGCAGACCTCCGAGATACTCTTCTCAGCCGGCACAGCTGGGTGGGGAAACGTTTCGACTGGCAATCTCTTCTCAAGCATCAAGCGCTGGTACGACTCGAACGCAGACGACAGGCAGTGGCTCGGTCAGCTCGCGACGGAGTTCGAGAAGGCCGGCGGCTCGGGCGGCCTGCACAAGCTCGCCGACAGCGCGATCGCGGCGGCCCTGTCTGGCGCGGGCATGTTCCCCACCCGGTCGGGCCTCGACCTGCAGCTGCCGCAGACGCTCGGGTCGATGCCGGGCACCGGGTACGCCGCAGACCCGGTGAACACGGCGACCGGAAACTTCATCGAACCCGAGACCGACTGCGCGGGCACTGGCCCCGCCGAGCGCCTCACTTTCACGCGCATGTACAACTCGCAGGACGCGGTGGGCGGCGCGTTCGGCCTCGGCTGGTCGTCGACGCTCGACGTCAGGCTCGAGTTCACCGACGAGCGTGCCGAGTTCGTGATGCACGACGGGCGCCGACTGTTCTTCCCGCGCGACGGCGCCGCGTGGGGGCGCGCGCTCCACGCCAACGTGTGGCTTGCGGAGGAGCACTGGGATCCTGATAGCGACACTGCGGCCCGCGGTGCCCAGCATGGCGAGCCCGCCGCGCCCCGACTCGTCGTGCGCGACAACACCGGCGCCTGGTGGGCGTTCACCCGCGCGGGCGCGTGGCTCGCTACCGGGTCGGGGCCCGGCACGACGGTGCGGGTCGAGCGCGACGGAGCCGGCCGCGTATCGGCGCTCGCGCACGAGTTCGGGCGCAGGATCACGGTGGCCTATGACGCTTCCGGGGGCCGCCCGGCACGGGTCACGGGCCCCGACGGGCAGCACACCACGTTCAGCTACGACGACGCCGGCAGGCTCGTCGAGGCTGCCTCCCCCGCTGGCGCTCGGGCGTACCGGTGGAACGACGATGGCCTCGTCGACCGGGTCACCGGGGCGAACGGCGTCATCGAGTGCGAGAACACCTACGACTCGAAGCAGCGCGTTGTGACCCAGCACACGCCGCACGGGCGCGACATGCTGTTCTCGTACCTGTCGGGCCGGGTCACGGTCGTCGCTGACCGCGACGGCGAGCACTCGAACTCGTGGGTCGCCGACAAGCGGGGGCGCCTCGTCGGCGTGACCGACACCGACGGGAACCGGCAGTCGATGAGCTACGACGCGCACGGCAATCTCGTGTCGCTCACCGAGCGCGACGGCACGACGACGGTTCACGCGGTCGACGAGCGGGGCCGCCGCACGCGCACCGTCACGCCCGAGGGCGGCGACACGCGGTATGAGTGGGACGATCAGGATCGCCTCACGCGCATCACCGCCACGACGTTCGTGCGGGATCCGCGCGCTCGGGCGGGGGCTGCGTCGGCGTCTGACTCCGGTTCTGGCCCCGGTTCTGACTCCGAGCCCGCCCAGGCCCCGGCGGTGACCGAGTTCGAGTACGCGTCGGCCGCGGATCGGCAGCCGCACCTTGTCACTGACGCGATGGGCGGCGTGACGCGCTTGACCTGGGAACGGGGGCTCCTCACCCGCATCGTCGACCCGGTCGGGGTCGCCCTGACGCTCGGCTACGACGACCGCGGCGACCTCGTGTCGACGGCGGACGCGCTCGGAAACGAGACGGTGCTCACCCGCGACGAGGCCGGCCGGGTCACCCGCCAGCTCTCTGCCACGGGGGCCGCGACGGTCTGGCAGTACGACGCCGCGGGGAACGTGTCGCGCCGGGAGGATCCGGATGGGGCGGTGTGGCGATACGAATACGCGCCGGGCGGCCAGCTCACCGCGCAGATCGACCCCGTCGGGGCGCGCACCGAGTACGAATACGGCCCGCACGGCGACCTCGCGCGGGTGCGTGACCCGCTCGGCCGGCTCATCGAACAGCGGTTTGACACGTTCGGAAACCCTGCCGAGCTGACCCTGCCCGACGGCGCGAGCTGGCAGTTGCGACACGACGGCCTCTCGCGGCTGCGCGAGGTCATCGACCCGGATGGCGGGTCCTGGCAGCAGGATTACAGCCCGACGGGCGAGGTCGCCGCGACCGTCGACCCTACCGGCGTAACCAGGCGGTTCACCGCTGACGCTGAAGCTCGCACCGCGACCGTGCGCTCGGCGTTCACCGAGACCGTCACCGAGTTCGACGAGTTCGGCCGCCCCGTTCGGGCGACGGGCACCGACGGCGCCGCGTCGATCACCGTGTACGACCTGTGCGGCCGCGTCGTCGAAGAGCTCGACGCCGACGGCGGGCTCACCCGGTTCGTGCGCGACGCCGCGGGGCGCGTGGTGCTGCAGGTATCGCCGGCGGGCCGCGAGACCCGGTTCGAATACGACGCGTGCGGCAGGCCTTCGGCGATGATCGATGGCGAAGGGGGCCGCACCGAGATCTCGTACGACGCAGACTCGCGAGTCGTCGAGCGCCGCCACCCGAACGGCGAGGTCTCGAACTTCAAGTACGACGCGTGCGGCAGGGTCGTCGCCGAGCGAGCCCCGGGCGCAGGCGTGGGGCGGTACCGGTACGACCTCGCGGGTCAGCTCGTCGCGGCGCAAGACACGCGGTTTGGGCAGCGGAAGTTCGCGTATGACGCGGCCGGGCAGCTCATCACCGCGGTGAACGGCGCGGGCGGAAAGACACACTACGACTACGACCAGCTCGGGCGGCTCGCCTCGATCACCGACCCCGCCGGGGGCGTCACGCGCCGCACCTACACGGCGCTCAGCCGGGTCGCGACGCTCACCGACCCTCTCGGGCGCGTCACGACCGGCACGTACGACCGGGCGGGCAAACAGCTCACGCAGACCGACCCCGACGGCCGCGAGGTCGCGTGGGAGTACGACGCCGACGGGCAGCCGTGCGGGCTCAGCGGCGATGGCGCACCACTCACCGTCACCGAGACCGACCACCGTACGCACATGGTGACCGCGACAGACCACACCCGTCGGGGTGCCAGCCCCGTCTCGCACCGGATCGTGCGAGATCGCCTCGGCCGAATGATCGAGCGCACCCGCGACGGCGAGACGACCAGGTGGGAGTATGACGGCGACGGGCTGCGGACGTTGCTGGTCACCCCGGCCGGCGAAGAGGTGCGGTACGGGTACGACCGGGCTGGCAGGGTCACCCGCGTCGAGCACTCGGCGTTCGGGGCAATCAGCTACGACTACGACCCGAGCGGCAACCTTGTCGCCGCCGTCGCGGGCGATACTGCGCAGGCGTGGCGGTACGACGACGGCTACCCCGTCGAGCACACCCTCACCACCGGCGACGGTGTCAAAACAACCCGGATCAGCCGAGGCGAGGGCGGCCGCATCACCGAGATCACCGATGCCAGCGGTTCGACGGCCTACGGGTATGACGGGGCAGAGCAGCTCGTGCGCGCGGAGCACCGCGGCGGCGGCGGCGTAAGCACCCTGCACGAGTGGGAGTACGACCTCGCCGGCCGCCTGGTATTCGACCGCGGCGCCGAGGGCGAGACTCGCTACGACTACGACGTTGCGGGCCAGCTCAGCAGGCGCGTCGCCGTCCACGGCGGTGGCGACGACGCCACCACGACCTACGCCTACGATGGCGCGGGCAGGCGCACCCAGGAGGCCGGGCCTCACGGCGAGAAGCACTTCGAGTGGGATACGCGGGGCTGGCTCTCCGCAATCACCGACGGCACGTCAACGCACCGGCTCTGGGTCGACGGATACGGCGAACTCGCTGCGGCCTGCGACGAGCCGGTCTCGTGGGATAGCGCTGCGCGCTTCCCCGCGCTGACCGGCCTCGGCTCCGAGCCAGTGTTCGCAGCGCCCGGCGGGATGACCGGGCTTGGCACCACCCTCGCCCCGACCGGGTGGCGGCAGGCACGCTCCACGAGCGCGCTTAACCCGTGGGACATCACCGGCGCGTTCCAGCCCGGCTCGCCGCTCTCACCCGGTATCGGCGTGACGGGGCACGGCACCCCGACGATTGGCGGCCTCGAGTGGATGGGCGCCCGCGCCTACGACAGAGTCACCCGCGGCTTCCTCACAGTCGACCCGGTCGAACCCGTGACGGGTGCGGGCTGGTCGGGCAACCCGTACGCTTACGCCGGCAACGACCCGCTCCACGCGCTCGACCCGCTCGGGCTCTCCCCCGTCACTGACAAGGACCTCAAGCCCGCGAAAGAGCCGGGGTTCTGGGAGAAGCTCGGCAACGGCATCAGTGACGGCTGGAGCAGCGTCACGAAGACGGCCGGCGATGTCTGGGCAGGGTTTGGGGAATGGTCGCGGTCTGACGTTGGGCGAGCCGTAAAGGTCGGGTTGGACGCCGTATCGGCCCTCGCCGGTTTCGCGGCAATGGCTACTGCCGTGATACCAGGATTTCAACTGTTCTCAGCCGTTCTTGGAGCTGTTTCCTTTGGCACAGGCCTTGCTTCTACAGCAATGGATCTCGCAGCAGACCCGGCATCGTTCTCATCCGTTTCCGGCGTCGCTCTTGCCGCGCTGAGCCTCACTCCCGTGGGCAAGATAGCCCGTGTACCCAAAGCCTTCGCCACCAACTACAAGACCACTGTAAGCGTTGTCGATTACAAAGTGAGCGCAGTTTCGGCAATCGTTGGAGCAGGGCAAATAGCAGAGGACCGCAGAAATGCAAAGTAA
- a CDS encoding IS110 family transposase, producing MTTGTLKRQPEVIVGVDAHKHIHHAVIITSTGQRLTDSEFPATSLGYADMLSWATEHGHVQAFGVESTGSYAAGLARFLIDHHVEVREVNTPHAHTKARVGKDDTIDAEAAARKVLAGVATAIPKRTDSVIESIRFLLLARDSAVKARTAAIVQLQDILVTAPADVRESTPRGGLAAARHCRKFRIDRARLHDPVQAVKLALRVLAVRAADLDSEIKELENALTTLVNATAPTLVSRVGIGTIHAAQLLVTAGENIARFRSEAAFARLCGVAPVPVSSGKSHRMRLHRGGDRKANRALHMIAVVRLRYDARTIDYMQRRLTEGLSKKDVLRCLKRFIAREVFNDLRTDLGTA from the coding sequence ATGACCACCGGAACGCTGAAGCGTCAACCAGAAGTCATCGTCGGAGTTGACGCGCATAAACACATTCACCACGCGGTAATTATTACCAGCACCGGGCAACGCCTTACCGATAGCGAGTTCCCGGCGACTTCCCTCGGATACGCAGACATGCTGTCCTGGGCCACCGAGCACGGCCACGTTCAAGCGTTCGGAGTGGAATCTACCGGCTCCTACGCCGCCGGACTCGCCAGGTTCTTGATCGATCACCACGTCGAGGTACGAGAAGTGAACACCCCGCACGCACACACCAAAGCGAGAGTCGGTAAGGACGACACCATCGATGCTGAAGCTGCTGCACGGAAAGTGCTCGCAGGGGTTGCCACGGCTATCCCCAAACGAACCGATAGCGTCATCGAATCGATACGGTTCCTCTTGCTCGCGCGTGATTCTGCGGTGAAAGCTCGCACCGCTGCCATCGTGCAACTGCAAGATATCTTGGTCACCGCACCCGCCGACGTGAGGGAGAGCACACCCAGGGGTGGGCTGGCAGCGGCACGCCACTGCCGGAAATTCCGTATCGATCGGGCGCGCCTGCATGATCCCGTTCAGGCAGTGAAGCTCGCCCTCCGAGTCCTCGCCGTCCGGGCTGCTGACCTCGACTCGGAAATCAAAGAGCTTGAAAATGCGCTGACCACACTCGTGAACGCAACAGCACCAACGCTGGTATCCAGGGTAGGAATCGGAACGATCCATGCCGCCCAACTGTTGGTCACTGCCGGCGAAAACATCGCACGGTTCCGCAGCGAGGCAGCGTTCGCGAGGCTCTGCGGTGTCGCACCCGTGCCGGTGTCATCAGGGAAGAGTCACCGTATGAGGCTCCACCGAGGCGGCGACCGGAAAGCGAATCGTGCACTCCACATGATCGCGGTCGTGAGACTCAGGTACGACGCGCGAACGATCGACTACATGCAGCGCCGACTCACAGAAGGCCTCTCAAAGAAAGACGTACTGCGTTGCCTCAAACGATTCATCGCACGCGAAGTGTTCAACGACCTCAGAACTGATCTTGGTACGGCTTGA
- a CDS encoding VOC family protein: MTQKIVPNIWCNRTAEAAGACYADAFGAAGFDARSAVTARYPSEGLLDFQRELAGEALVVEIEIEGVQLALVNAGPEFAPNPSISFMVNFDPLFFGDDVDAARHGLDALWAKLSEGGFVMMPLGEYPFAAHYGWVQDRYGVSWQLMLTRPEGEPRPLIIPALMFDGPSQNRAAEAAARYVSLFDGAPGGSAVGTQFPYGAPTGAASAEALAFGEFRLGDQWFMGSDNGSGTDHGFTNGVSLQVNCADQAEIDALWAGLSAVPEAEQCGWLVDEFGVSWQIVPANMGELMDRPGAYARMLEMKKIVIADF, from the coding sequence ATGACTCAGAAGATCGTTCCGAATATCTGGTGTAATCGCACCGCGGAGGCTGCCGGTGCCTGCTACGCCGATGCGTTCGGCGCTGCGGGGTTCGACGCCCGCTCTGCTGTCACGGCGCGCTACCCGAGCGAGGGGCTGCTCGACTTTCAGCGCGAGCTCGCGGGCGAGGCGCTCGTCGTTGAGATTGAGATCGAGGGCGTGCAGCTCGCGCTCGTGAATGCCGGCCCCGAGTTCGCCCCCAACCCGTCAATCTCGTTCATGGTGAACTTCGACCCGCTGTTCTTCGGCGACGACGTAGACGCTGCGCGACACGGGCTCGACGCCCTGTGGGCGAAGCTCAGCGAGGGTGGCTTCGTGATGATGCCGCTCGGCGAGTACCCGTTCGCCGCCCACTACGGCTGGGTGCAAGACCGCTACGGGGTGAGCTGGCAGCTCATGCTCACCAGGCCAGAGGGGGAGCCGCGGCCGCTCATCATCCCAGCGTTGATGTTCGACGGGCCGTCGCAGAACCGGGCGGCTGAGGCGGCGGCGCGCTACGTTTCGCTGTTCGACGGCGCCCCTGGTGGCAGCGCGGTCGGCACCCAGTTCCCGTACGGTGCGCCGACGGGCGCGGCCAGTGCCGAGGCGCTCGCGTTCGGCGAGTTCAGGCTCGGCGACCAGTGGTTCATGGGCTCAGACAACGGCTCGGGTACCGACCACGGCTTCACGAACGGAGTCTCGCTGCAGGTGAACTGCGCCGACCAGGCCGAGATCGATGCGCTGTGGGCGGGGCTGTCGGCAGTGCCCGAGGCCGAGCAGTGCGGCTGGCTCGTCGACGAGTTCGGGGTGAGCTGGCAGATCGTCCCCGCGAACATGGGGGAGCTCATGGACAGGCCGGGCGCCTACGCGCGCATGCTCGAGATGAAGAAGATTGTCATCGCGGATTTCTGA
- a CDS encoding enoyl-CoA hydratase-related protein has product MSEQTQYTAIITETQGRVATITLNRPEALNALSNTLIAELVEAATAFDADPNIGAIVITGSERAFAAGADIKAMLELEYSDILAGGLTSTWNGFEQMLTPTIAAVSGFALGGGCELAMMCDIIIAADSAKFGQPEINLGVIPGFGGTQRLPRAIGKYKAADMILTGRMMGAEEAERSGLVSRVVPAAELREAAQQVAEVIASKSRPSVQAALSTLQAAEETSLAEGLRLERTAFAALFATEDQTEGMRAFAEKREANFKHR; this is encoded by the coding sequence ATGTCAGAGCAGACGCAGTACACCGCAATCATTACTGAGACGCAGGGGCGCGTCGCGACGATCACGCTGAACCGGCCCGAGGCGCTCAACGCCCTGAGCAACACCCTCATCGCTGAGCTCGTCGAAGCGGCGACGGCGTTCGACGCTGACCCGAACATCGGCGCAATCGTCATCACGGGGTCTGAGCGCGCGTTCGCGGCCGGCGCCGACATCAAGGCGATGCTTGAGCTCGAATACTCAGACATCCTCGCGGGCGGCCTCACCTCGACCTGGAACGGCTTCGAACAGATGCTCACCCCGACGATCGCCGCGGTGTCGGGCTTCGCGCTCGGCGGCGGCTGCGAGCTCGCCATGATGTGCGACATCATCATCGCGGCCGACTCCGCGAAGTTCGGCCAGCCAGAGATCAACCTCGGCGTGATCCCCGGCTTCGGCGGCACCCAGCGCCTGCCCCGCGCGATCGGCAAGTACAAGGCCGCCGACATGATCCTCACCGGGCGCATGATGGGGGCCGAGGAGGCAGAGCGCTCAGGCCTCGTCTCGCGCGTCGTGCCCGCGGCCGAGCTGCGCGAAGCCGCGCAGCAGGTGGCCGAGGTTATCGCCTCGAAGTCGCGCCCGTCGGTGCAGGCCGCGCTGAGCACACTCCAAGCCGCGGAAGAGACGTCGCTCGCCGAGGGCCTCCGGCTCGAGCGCACCGCGTTCGCCGCGCTGTTCGCCACGGAGGACCAGACGGAGGGCATGCGCGCCTTCGCCGAGAAGCGCGAGGCGAACTTCAAGCACCGCTAA